A DNA window from Thiothrix subterranea contains the following coding sequences:
- a CDS encoding septal ring lytic transglycosylase RlpA family protein, producing the protein MTKSSTLLLLSCCFLVACQTLSSSMAGKASYYAHQYHGRPTASGEPYNMYAMTAAHPSLPFGTLLRVTNLQNGRSVVVRVNDRGPFKAGRVVDVSLAAAEQLGLILPGTADVRLEVVR; encoded by the coding sequence ATGACTAAATCCAGCACTTTACTGCTATTGTCCTGCTGCTTTCTGGTCGCTTGCCAGACGCTTAGTTCGAGCATGGCGGGCAAGGCTTCGTATTACGCGCACCAATACCACGGTCGCCCGACTGCCAGCGGCGAACCGTACAATATGTATGCCATGACCGCCGCTCACCCCAGTTTGCCTTTCGGCACGTTGTTGCGCGTGACCAATCTGCAAAATGGGCGTTCTGTCGTAGTACGGGTGAATGACCGTGGCCCTTTCAAAGCGGGGCGGGTTGTTGATGTGTCGTTGGCAGCGGCGGAACAGCTTGGGTTGATTCTGCCGGGTACGGCGGATGTGCGGCTGGAAGTCGTGCGGTAA
- a CDS encoding type II toxin-antitoxin system ParD family antitoxin, with product MATLNISLPDQLRDWISTQITCGRYSSASDYLRDLIRNDQRAQTQDSQWLANHLQARTATPDEAFVASSAADVKARVRKHID from the coding sequence ATGGCAACCTTGAATATCTCCCTTCCTGACCAGTTGCGTGACTGGATCAGCACCCAAATTACCTGCGGACGTTATTCTAGTGCCAGTGACTACTTGCGCGACTTGATTCGCAATGATCAACGAGCGCAAACACAAGATTCACAATGGCTTGCCAACCATTTGCAGGCTCGGACGGCGACACCGGATGAGGCGTTTGTAGCGAGCAGTGCTGCTGATGTGAAGGCGCGAGTGCGCAAGCACATAGATTAA
- a CDS encoding HsdR family type I site-specific deoxyribonuclease, which translates to MKEYKTIAESNSFIVLDKYTKCSQVNEGYQSEYDLEREFIEDLESQGYEYLRDLNTHEKMLANVRVQLQILNNMQFLDSEWQRFVIEFLDKPSDNGIDKTRKIHNDYICDFVFDDGHIQNIYLLDKKTIARNKVQVIKQFEQKGTHINRYDVTVLVNGLPLVQVELKKRGVAIREAFNQVHRYSKESFNAEQSLFKYLQLFVISNGTDTRYFSNTTKRDKNSFDFTMNWARSDNTLIKDLKDFTTTFFQQNTLLNVLINYSVFDVSDTLLVMRPYQIAATERILWKIESSYQAKKWSNIESGGYIWHTTGSGKTLTSFKAARLATEREFIDKVFFVVDRKDLDYQTMKEYQRFSPDSVNGSESTAGLKRNLDKDDNKIIVTTIQKLNNLMKNESDLPIYSKQVVFIFDEAHRSQFGEAQKNLKKKFKKFYQFGFTGTPIFLQNALGAETTASVFGRELHSYVITDAIRDEKVLKFKVDYNDVRPQFKAIETEQDEKKLTAAENKHALLHPERIREIAQYILNNFKQKTHRLQANGKGFNAMFAVSSVDAAKSYYEAFKDLQKDSHKPLKIATIFSFAANEEQDAVGDIVDESFEPSAMDSSAKEFLNAAIADYNALFKTNYGVDSKAFQNYYRDLAKRVKNQEVDLIIVVGMFLTGFDAPALNTLFVDKTLRYHGLIQAYSRTNRIYDATKTFGNIVTFRDLEQATVDAITLFGDKNTKNVVLEKSYKEYMEGFTDMTTGEARRGFLDVVEELQQRFPNSDEIVKEKDKKDFAKLFGEYLRVENVLQNYDEFAGLKALQHVDMTDPATVEAFKAKYYLNDDDLAAMQAITTPSERAIQDYRSTYNDIRDWLRREKSTKEKEASTLDWDDVVFEVDLLKSQEINLDYILELIFEHNKKIKDKAALVEEVRRLIRASLGNRAKESLLVDFINQTNLDSILDKPSIIEAFFTFAQAEQQREAHELISSENLNVEAAKRYITVSLKREYASENGTELNAILPKMSPLNPQYLTKKQSVFQKIAAFVERFKGVGGII; encoded by the coding sequence ATGAAAGAATATAAAACCATTGCAGAGTCGAATAGCTTCATCGTGCTAGATAAGTACACCAAGTGTTCACAGGTCAATGAAGGCTATCAAAGCGAATATGACTTAGAGCGCGAGTTTATCGAAGATTTGGAAAGCCAAGGTTATGAGTATCTGCGTGATCTCAATACCCACGAAAAAATGCTGGCTAATGTGCGAGTACAGTTGCAAATCCTCAATAATATGCAGTTTTTAGACAGCGAATGGCAACGCTTCGTGATTGAGTTCCTAGACAAGCCTAGTGATAATGGCATCGACAAAACCCGCAAAATTCATAATGACTACATCTGTGATTTTGTGTTTGATGATGGGCACATTCAAAATATTTACCTATTGGATAAAAAAACTATCGCCAGAAACAAAGTGCAAGTTATTAAGCAGTTTGAGCAAAAAGGTACGCATATTAATCGCTATGATGTTACTGTTTTGGTGAATGGTTTGCCATTAGTGCAAGTTGAACTAAAAAAACGTGGTGTGGCGATTCGAGAAGCATTTAATCAAGTCCATCGCTACAGTAAAGAAAGTTTTAATGCCGAACAATCACTATTTAAGTATTTGCAGCTCTTTGTGATTTCAAACGGCACGGATACCCGTTATTTTTCCAATACGACTAAGCGCGATAAAAACAGTTTCGATTTCACCATGAACTGGGCAAGATCGGACAATACCCTGATAAAGGACTTAAAAGACTTCACCACTACCTTTTTTCAACAAAATACCTTGTTGAATGTGCTGATAAATTATTCGGTTTTTGATGTAAGCGATACGTTGTTAGTGATGCGCCCTTATCAAATTGCCGCGACTGAACGTATTTTATGGAAAATAGAAAGCAGTTATCAAGCAAAGAAATGGAGCAATATAGAGAGTGGTGGTTACATTTGGCATACAACTGGTTCGGGTAAGACTTTAACCAGCTTTAAAGCAGCACGACTGGCAACTGAACGTGAGTTTATTGATAAAGTATTTTTTGTGGTTGACCGTAAAGACCTCGACTATCAAACCATGAAGGAATACCAACGCTTTTCACCGGATAGCGTCAATGGTTCAGAGAGTACCGCAGGGCTAAAACGCAACCTTGATAAAGATGATAATAAAATCATCGTCACCACGATTCAAAAACTAAACAACTTGATGAAAAATGAAAGCGACTTGCCTATTTATTCCAAGCAAGTGGTGTTTATTTTTGATGAAGCTCATCGGTCTCAATTCGGTGAAGCTCAAAAGAACTTAAAGAAAAAATTTAAGAAGTTTTATCAGTTCGGATTTACAGGTACGCCGATTTTTCTGCAAAACGCCTTGGGTGCAGAAACAACTGCCAGCGTGTTTGGGCGCGAATTGCATTCTTATGTGATTACCGATGCTATTCGTGATGAAAAAGTATTGAAGTTTAAAGTGGACTACAATGATGTTCGTCCACAGTTTAAGGCAATTGAAACTGAACAAGATGAGAAAAAGCTCACGGCAGCAGAAAACAAACACGCCTTATTGCATCCTGAGCGTATTCGGGAAATTGCGCAATACATTCTGAATAATTTCAAGCAGAAAACCCACCGCTTACAGGCTAACGGCAAAGGCTTTAACGCCATGTTTGCGGTAAGCAGTGTGGATGCCGCCAAATCGTATTATGAAGCCTTTAAGGATTTACAGAAAGACAGTCACAAACCGCTTAAGATTGCCACTATATTTTCTTTTGCCGCCAATGAAGAACAAGATGCGGTAGGCGATATTGTAGATGAAAGCTTTGAACCTAGCGCGATGGATAGCAGTGCTAAGGAGTTCTTAAACGCGGCAATTGCTGATTATAACGCACTTTTTAAAACAAATTACGGTGTTGATAGTAAGGCGTTTCAAAATTATTACCGTGATTTGGCAAAGCGAGTAAAAAACCAAGAGGTTGATTTAATCATTGTAGTGGGTATGTTTCTGACAGGCTTTGACGCACCTGCATTAAACACCTTATTCGTGGATAAAACGCTACGTTACCACGGCTTGATACAAGCCTACTCACGTACTAACCGTATTTATGATGCGACTAAAACATTTGGCAATATCGTTACCTTCCGTGATTTAGAACAAGCTACTGTTGATGCCATTACTCTCTTTGGTGACAAGAATACCAAAAATGTGGTGCTGGAGAAAAGCTATAAAGAATACATGGAAGGCTTCACTGATATGACAACTGGTGAAGCTCGTCGCGGTTTTCTGGATGTAGTAGAAGAGTTACAACAACGCTTTCCAAACTCTGATGAGATTGTTAAAGAAAAAGATAAAAAAGATTTTGCTAAATTATTTGGCGAGTATTTACGTGTCGAGAATGTTTTGCAAAACTACGATGAGTTTGCGGGCTTAAAAGCCTTGCAGCATGTGGATATGACCGACCCTGCTACTGTGGAGGCATTTAAAGCTAAGTATTACTTAAACGATGACGACTTAGCTGCAATGCAAGCGATTACGACTCCAAGTGAGCGAGCTATTCAAGATTACCGTTCAACCTATAACGATATTCGCGACTGGCTACGACGGGAAAAATCTACTAAAGAAAAAGAAGCATCCACCCTTGATTGGGATGATGTGGTTTTTGAGGTGGATTTGCTTAAGTCGCAAGAGATTAATCTGGATTATATTCTGGAGTTAATTTTTGAACACAATAAAAAAATAAAAGATAAGGCGGCATTGGTCGAAGAAGTGCGCCGTTTAATTCGTGCCAGTCTTGGTAATCGTGCCAAAGAAAGTTTGCTGGTTGATTTTATTAATCAAACCAACTTGGACAGCATTCTTGACAAACCTAGTATTATTGAAGCTTTTTTTACCTTTGCTCAGGCAGAACAACAGCGTGAGGCACATGAGTTGATTAGTTCGGAAAATCTGAATGTGGAAGCTGCCAAGCGTTACATCACTGTATCGTTAAAACGAGAATATGCCAGTGAAAATGGCACAGAACTAAATGCAATCCTTCCCAAAATGAGTCCGCTTAATCCGCAATATTTAACGAAAAAACAAAGTGTTTTCCAAAAAATTGCTGCTTTTGTTGAGAGATTTAAAGGTGTGGGTGGAATAATTTAA
- a CDS encoding IS3 family transposase (programmed frameshift) — MKPSKPTTKPYTRRSASYKEEALRLADRIGYAEAARQLGLHESQLYGWRAKQTQQQTVSSREQEQAAEIAKLKRELLIAQEEVAILKKGQRVLCETAQVKYAFIQQHSREFCIPRLCQALGVARSSYYEWLERQSNDRQREQRQALLDTQVATAFQSKKGCYGAWRLCKLLAKDGLHYNRKTIANSLKRQGLVAKAARKFKATTHSRHSLPVSPNLLEQNFTATAPNQKWVGDITYLWTDEGWLYLAVIIDLFSRQVIGWAMDQRMTADLVCDALQMALWKRKHPKGVIVHSDRGSQYCSHAYQQLIQQHQLHSSMSAKGNCYDNACAESFFHSLKVECIHGERFATRDAMKQTVFEYIETDYNRNRLHSTLGYLSPLDFEAQFLTS, encoded by the exons ATGAAACCAAGCAAACCAACAACCAAGCCCTACACACGCCGTTCCGCGAGTTATAAAGAGGAAGCCCTGAGGTTGGCCGATCGAATCGGTTACGCGGAAGCAGCGCGTCAACTGGGTTTACATGAATCACAACTCTACGGCTGGCGTGCCAAACAAACGCAGCAGCAAACGGTTAGCAGTCGCGAACAAGAGCAAGCGGCTGAAATCGCCAAACTCAAACGGGAACTGCTGATAGCCCAAGAAGAGGTGGCTATCCTAA AAAAAGGCCAGCGCGTACTTTGCGAGACAGCTCAAGTGAAGTACGCCTTTATTCAACAACATAGCCGTGAATTCTGCATTCCCCGCCTGTGCCAAGCATTGGGTGTTGCCCGCAGCAGTTACTATGAATGGCTGGAGCGACAATCCAACGATCGGCAACGTGAGCAACGGCAAGCATTACTCGATACTCAGGTTGCTACCGCCTTCCAGTCCAAGAAAGGCTGCTATGGCGCATGGCGTTTATGTAAACTATTGGCAAAGGATGGACTGCATTACAACCGCAAAACCATTGCCAACAGCTTGAAACGTCAGGGATTAGTCGCCAAAGCAGCGCGGAAATTCAAGGCAACCACCCATAGCCGCCATTCGTTGCCAGTGTCGCCCAATCTGCTGGAACAGAACTTTACAGCGACTGCCCCAAACCAGAAATGGGTCGGTGACATCACTTACTTGTGGACAGACGAAGGCTGGCTATATCTGGCGGTTATCATTGACCTATTCTCCCGCCAAGTGATTGGTTGGGCAATGGATCAACGCATGACCGCTGACTTGGTTTGTGATGCCCTGCAAATGGCACTGTGGAAACGTAAACATCCCAAAGGCGTGATTGTCCATTCCGACCGTGGCAGCCAATATTGCTCCCACGCTTACCAACAACTGATACAACAGCACCAACTGCATAGCAGCATGAGTGCCAAAGGGAATTGCTATGATAATGCGTGTGCCGAAAGCTTTTTTCATTCTCTGAAAGTAGAATGCATCCACGGTGAACGATTTGCCACACGGGATGCCATGAAACAAACCGTTTTCGAGTACATCGAAACCGATTACAACCGTAACCGCTTGCACAGTACCCTAGGCTATCTCAGCCCGCTGGACTTTGAAGCACAATTCCTCACAAGTTGA
- a CDS encoding AAA family ATPase, which produces MGKSLIEVAQELNASDKKVHLIYAFNGTGKTRLSREFKQLIAPKTDSEEDVQSSELAQKKILYYNAFTEDLFYWNNDLENDAEPKLIIQPNAFTRWVLEEQGQDRNIATNFQRYTSDKLTPRFNEEYFIEDKDGKKSKVAAYSEVTFSFERGNEARSENVKISKGEESNFIWSIFYSLLEQVISVLNVAELDERETDQFNQLEYIFIDDPVSSLDEGHLIQLALDLAQLIKSNASGLKFIVTTHSPLFYNVLHNELNSDDKAKAYKKRIFEKYRLEKQEDGSYQLVNQTNDSPFSYHLYLMSELEKAINTGQLHKYHFNFIGNILEKTSTFLGYEKWGDLLPKTDDGRPNPYEARVINISSHSKHAGEEVAGLTEDDKRVLGYLVRQLNETDLAQQTRTPQEVSTLYSTLEVKDETKQTNNQALHTPFREL; this is translated from the coding sequence ATGGGGAAATCATTAATAGAGGTTGCACAGGAACTTAATGCTTCCGATAAAAAAGTTCATTTGATTTATGCGTTCAATGGCACAGGTAAAACTCGTTTGTCACGTGAATTTAAGCAGTTAATAGCACCGAAAACTGATAGTGAAGAAGATGTGCAATCATCAGAGTTAGCACAAAAGAAAATCCTCTACTACAATGCGTTTACAGAGGATTTATTCTATTGGAACAATGATTTAGAGAATGATGCTGAGCCAAAATTGATAATTCAGCCTAATGCATTTACTCGATGGGTGTTAGAAGAGCAAGGTCAAGATCGCAATATTGCGACTAATTTTCAACGCTACACTAGTGATAAATTAACGCCACGTTTTAACGAAGAATATTTTATTGAAGATAAGGATGGCAAGAAATCTAAAGTAGCTGCTTATTCTGAAGTGACATTTTCTTTCGAGCGCGGTAATGAAGCACGATCCGAGAATGTCAAAATTTCAAAAGGTGAAGAAAGCAACTTTATTTGGAGTATATTTTATAGTTTGCTAGAACAGGTCATTAGTGTATTGAATGTCGCTGAACTTGACGAGCGCGAGACTGATCAATTTAATCAACTGGAATACATATTTATTGATGACCCAGTGAGTTCTCTGGATGAAGGCCATTTAATTCAGTTAGCATTAGATTTGGCGCAATTGATTAAGTCAAATGCCTCTGGACTTAAGTTTATTGTTACTACGCATAGCCCACTTTTTTATAACGTATTACATAACGAACTAAATAGTGATGATAAGGCGAAAGCTTATAAAAAGAGAATTTTTGAGAAATATAGATTGGAAAAACAAGAAGATGGGAGTTATCAACTGGTAAATCAAACTAATGATTCTCCTTTTTCTTATCATCTTTATTTAATGTCTGAACTTGAAAAGGCAATCAATACAGGGCAGCTACATAAGTATCATTTCAATTTTATTGGAAATATTTTAGAAAAAACATCCACTTTTCTTGGTTATGAAAAATGGGGTGACTTATTGCCTAAAACCGACGACGGAAGACCTAACCCTTATGAGGCACGAGTTATTAATATCTCCAGTCACTCTAAACATGCTGGTGAGGAAGTTGCGGGACTTACGGAAGATGATAAGCGTGTTTTGGGATATTTGGTGAGACAACTTAATGAAACTGATCTAGCCCAGCAAACCCGGACACCCCAAGAAGTGAGTACACTATACTCGACACTTGAGGTGAAAGATGAAACCAAGCAAACCAACAACCAAGCCCTACACACGCCGTTCCGCGAGTTATAA
- a CDS encoding restriction endonuclease subunit S → MGVPAIHYGQIYTYYGLSATKTKSFVSSELAKSLRKVDKGDVVITNTSENLEDVGKALVYLGEQQAVTGGHATIFKPSEVILGKYFAYFTQITEFSNEKRKYAKGTKVIDVSATDMAKIQIPIPSLHIQTEIVRILDEFAAVTAELTAELTMRKKQYNYYRDQLLSFEKGEVEWKTLGELAENLDSMRKPITSGLREAGEIPYYGASGIVDYVKDYIFDGDYLLVSEDGANLVARSTPIAFSISGKSWVNNHAHVLRFDTYAERRFVEFYLNSIDLTPYISGAAQPKLNQKNLNSISIPNPSLAEKERIVGVLDKFDALTSSITEGLPREIELRQKQYEYYRDKLLSFPKAEVGA, encoded by the coding sequence ATGGGTGTTCCCGCTATTCACTATGGGCAGATTTATACTTATTACGGTTTATCTGCGACAAAAACTAAATCTTTCGTTTCATCTGAACTAGCTAAGAGTTTAAGGAAAGTTGATAAAGGTGATGTTGTAATCACAAATACAAGTGAAAATCTAGAAGACGTTGGAAAAGCCTTAGTTTATCTAGGTGAGCAACAAGCTGTTACGGGCGGTCATGCGACAATATTTAAACCAAGCGAGGTTATTCTGGGAAAGTATTTTGCTTATTTTACTCAAATAACCGAGTTTTCAAATGAAAAGAGAAAATATGCAAAAGGAACTAAAGTTATTGATGTCTCCGCTACTGATATGGCAAAAATTCAAATTCCTATCCCATCTCTTCACATTCAAACCGAAATCGTCCGTATTTTGGACGAATTTGCCGCTGTTACCGCCGAGCTTACCGCCGAGCTTACTATGCGGAAAAAACAATACAACTACTATCGTGATCAGTTGTTGAGTTTTGAAAAGGGGGAAGTGGAGTGGAAGACATTGGGAGAGCTGGCAGAGAATCTTGATTCGATGAGAAAGCCGATAACGAGTGGCTTGAGAGAAGCTGGTGAAATTCCGTATTACGGAGCATCTGGAATTGTTGATTATGTAAAAGACTATATTTTTGATGGTGATTACTTACTTGTTTCAGAAGATGGCGCAAATTTGGTTGCAAGAAGTACACCAATAGCATTCAGTATTAGCGGGAAAAGCTGGGTAAACAATCACGCCCATGTGTTGAGATTCGATACTTATGCTGAACGGAGATTCGTTGAATTCTATTTAAATAGCATTGATTTAACACCATATATTTCTGGTGCAGCCCAACCGAAATTAAATCAAAAGAATTTAAATAGTATTAGTATTCCAAATCCGTCGCTTGCGGAAAAAGAGCGGATTGTTGGGGTTTTGGATAAGTTTGATGCGCTCACGAGTTCGATTACTGAGGGTTTACCGCGTGAAATTGAGTTGCGCCAGAAGCAATATGAGTATTATCGTGATAAGTTGTTGAGCTTTCCGAAGGCAGAGGTAGGGGCATAG